GTCGCCGCGCAGCAACGCGGTCAGCAGCGGCAGCGTGCCGGGCGCCGGGTGGACCGCCCCGGCCGGGCGGCAGGTGGCGCAGACCGCGCCGCCGGCGGGGACGGAGAAGGCGCGGTGCGTACCGGGGTTGCCGCAGCGGGCGCAGTCGTCGAGCGCCGGCTCCCAGCCGGC
This region of Mycobacteriales bacterium genomic DNA includes:
- a CDS encoding DNA repair protein RecO C-terminal domain-containing protein, with protein sequence AGWEPALDDCARCGNPGTHRAFSVPAGGAVCATCRPAGAVHPAPGTLPLLTALLRGDWAAADRSEQPVRREASGLVAAHLQWHLERGLRSLPLVERVRPS